Proteins from a genomic interval of Shewanella seohaensis:
- a CDS encoding neutral zinc metallopeptidase: MAEPLQPEAFTHGSSVDRVKWFKTGFASGKLPAAIHLMANSRQ, from the coding sequence CTGGCCGAGCCATTACAACCCGAAGCTTTTACCCATGGCAGTTCGGTTGACAGGGTAAAATGGTTTAAGACGGGTTTTGCCTCAGGCAAGCTGCCAGCTGCAATACATTTAATGGCAAATAGCAGACAGTAA
- a CDS encoding neutral zinc metallopeptidase yields the protein MSSQKLVLYRNMTSTGCGMGQAQSGPFYCPADSKVYIDLSFLEELKKLRAPGFAFAYVIAHEVGHHVQNLLRTSTKVRQAQQAVGKAQANQLSIALELQADCYAGDVGALCRQAAQFAREAGDVERGHCCCECRGGRSLAKNGWPSHYNPKLLPMAVRLTG from the coding sequence ATGTCGAGCCAGAAACTGGTGCTTTATCGCAATATGACCTCAACAGGATGCGGTATGGGACAGGCGCAATCAGGGCCTTTCTATTGCCCCGCTGATAGCAAAGTTTATATCGACTTGAGTTTTCTCGAGGAGCTGAAAAAACTTAGGGCGCCGGGATTTGCCTTCGCCTATGTGATTGCCCACGAGGTGGGTCACCATGTGCAGAACCTACTCAGGACCAGCACTAAAGTGCGTCAGGCGCAACAAGCCGTCGGCAAGGCGCAGGCCAATCAATTGAGTATTGCCCTTGAATTGCAAGCCGACTGTTATGCTGGCGATGTGGGGGCATTATGTCGACAGGCAGCTCAATTTGCTCGAGAAGCCGGAGATGTAGAAAGAGGGCATTGCTGCTGCGAGTGCCGTGGGGGACGATCGCTTGCAAAAAATGGCTGGCCGAGCCATTACAACCCGAAGCTTTTACCCATGGCAGTTCGGTTGACAGGGTAA